The following coding sequences lie in one Arachis stenosperma cultivar V10309 chromosome 5, arast.V10309.gnm1.PFL2, whole genome shotgun sequence genomic window:
- the LOC130981701 gene encoding TOM1-like protein 1: MADNLMDKVNALGERLKMSEVGRKMSEGMSSMSFKVKEFFNGPNQVDKLVEDATSESLDEPDWAMNLDLCDLINTDKVNSIDLIRGIKKRIQLKSPRVQYLSLVLLETIVKNCEKAFSEVAAERVLDDMVRLIDDPQTVVNNRNKALIMIEAWGESTSELRYLPVYEETYKSLKSRGIRFPGRDNESLAPIFTPPRSVSEAELDLPRRTQHEDIPVQSFTPEQTKEAFDVARNSIELLSTVLSSSPQQDVLQDELTTTLVQQCRRSQTTVQQIVETAGDDEALLFEALNVNDEIQKVLSKYEDLRKPTVIPVPPEPAMIPVAVEPEESPRHAKEDALIRKPAGSRAAGHGGSNEDMMDDLDEMIFGKKGGDSSGGGHDTKKQQSSKDDLISF, translated from the exons ATGGCTGACAATTTGATGGACAAAGTGAACGCCCTCGGCGAGCGTCTCAAGATGAGCGAGGTAGGTCGCAAGATGAGCGAGGGAATGAGCTCCATGAGCTTCAAGGTCAAGGAGTTCTTCAATGGTCCCAACCAGGTCGACAAGCTCGTCGAAGACGCCACCTCCGAATCCCTCGACGAGCCCGATTGGGCCATGAACCTTGACCTCTGCGACCTCATCAACACCGATAAGGTCAACAGCATCGACCTCATCAGGGGAATTAAGAAGAGGATCCAGCTCAAGAGTCCTAGGGTTCAGTACTTGTCCCTCGTCTTGCTTGAAACCATCGTCAAGAATTGCGAGAAGGCTTTCTCTGAAGTCGCTGCTGAGAGGGTTCTTGATGATATGGTTAGGTTAATTGACGATCCTCAAACCGTTGTTAATAACCGCAACAAGGCTTTGATCATGATTGAGGCTTGGGGCGAATCCACCAGCGAGCTTCGCTATCTCCCTGTTTATGAAGAAACTTACAAG AGTCTGAAATCAAGGGGTATTCGGTTCCCTGGCCGTGACAACGAGAGCTTGGCGCCTATTTTCACTCCTCCGCGTTCGGTGTCCGAGGCTGAACTTGATCTTCCACGCCGGACTCAGCATGAAGATATTCCTGTGCAGAGTTTTACTCCTGAACAAACTAAGGAAGCTTTTGATGTTGCTAGAAACAGCATTGAGCTTCTTTCTACTGTGTTGTCTTCTTCTCCACAACAAGATGTCTTGCAG GATGAGTTGACCACGACACTTGTACAGCAATGCCGCCGCTCTCAAACTACTGTTCAGCAAATTGTTGAAACTGCTGGGGATGATGAAGCGCTGCTCTTTGAGGCCTTGAATGTTAATGATGAGATTCAGAAGGTACTCTCCAAGTACGAAGATCTAAGGAAGCCCACAGTCATTCCAGTTCCACCCGAACCAGCTATGATCCCTGTTGCTGTGGAGCCAGAAGAGTCACCTCGTCATGCTAAAGAAGATGCATTGATTAGAAAGCCAGCTGGATCAAGAGCCGCTGGCCATGGAGGGAGCAACGAGGACATGATGGATGATCTTGATGAGAtgatttttggtaaaaaaggTGGGGATTCATCAGGTGGGGGACATGATACAAAGAAGCAGCAATCATCCAAAGATGATCTCATCTCCTTTTGA